In Gadus chalcogrammus isolate NIFS_2021 chromosome 1, NIFS_Gcha_1.0, whole genome shotgun sequence, the sequence agagagagagagagagagagagagagagagagagagagagagagagagaggcaaatgCAGTGGGACACTGAGGGGGTGCAAAGTGAGagaggcaaggggggggggggggcatggggagAGAAGGCACCTTGCAACAGCTGGTCTCAATTATCCACAGAGGGGCATGTTCGTGCGTGTGGCATGACGGCGGGGGGCTGAGACCACTGGCGCCAGAAAGAGAGCAACAGGTCAGGGAGGATGAAGATTATAAAAATACTAGCAGGCAGTTGGCTTGTTCCTACAGCTCTGTAGTGTTTGTTTCTGGTCTCCCCGAAGAGAATCACTGCCAAAgaatgtggaagtgtgtgtgtccctacaTCCTGTATGATGGTCTTCCTGGTTGAAAGGACCAACAAAATTCCTCCCTACTGGTAAATTAATCCAGAATAGCCAAAATTATGCTAAACATGAGTATATGAGCATTTAAAAGACAAAAgataaaaaacaatacaaatagaggTTCATTATAGACCAACTAGTCTATACACCTTTTTCATTTTGTTAAAAAACGTTTAAATACATATTGACGTATGCTTTAAAGTTGTTTCCAAATAGGAAACGTTTAACAGGTGACCACGGATGACTGCCTTCTTGGAGAAACGAACGGTCatgctgccctctggtggttaCAAAGGAAACATTTAGACATTGAGGACAAAgccgtttatttttttcatcaccATTAATTTTTGCCCCAGCCTCTTTCTATCTTTTGAAAATATACTTTTCAGTTAACCTTTATAGCAAAACAGCAAGCAGCCTCTTCTAAGCACTATTCCTGAGCCCTTAATACAACCTTTgcctatatcataatatatctTTGAAAAGAGCACTTAACATGAACGTAGACGgaatatatctttttttttcaacccacacacacacacaaacactgagaaCAAAATGTATCAAgcgcttatatatatataggtatgtTTACCTTAAAATTGTTTACCAGCcaaaattattatcattattattattattattattattaaggaaGACGTTCAAACtttgaaaatgaaaaagaacACAAAATTAATATTAAATGCACTACAAGAAAACCATGAACAAAGATTAGACTATGTATTCATTATGGTGTCTGTAGCCTGCTTTGATTATGGTAATTTATTGCCTGGACTAAATGAGTACAGCAATAGCTGCATATGGGATTAAAGAAACCTCTGAGAGAGATAAGATTGAAAATATATGAAGCTAAAACCCActgcatacaaatacacattcaAGTGTGTTGAATTGATTTAACAGACTTATTACAGGCTTGCGACCGCCAAGGATACCggatttccttgtttttctgtcCGATCACTTgatatattgattgctgtcggcATATAAaaagaatttcaacaaatatgagaGATAATAGTTTGAAAATAATTTGCCTACCCTGTCTTTCATGTAAAAATCGAATCAATCCAGAAACACTAGAAAGAGTTCTTGCATGAAAACTCTCAGCGTTACATTCCCCTTAAGGTAACATGTAAACTATGTTACATGTAAACTATGGACAGAACATGCATATCTAAATGaagagaaacaaagaaacaaaaacaaaaccagcAGCTGGTGATGTGATAAAACTGAACTTGAAGACTGAAAGTTAAAGTTGTATAAGCTTTTGAGTGTATAACCCTGAGCACTGGCCCTCAACGGCCTCCTACTTTGATTAAAGACCATTTTCTGGTTACAATGGTGgatttaaataattaatattgtacTTTAGCCATCCAATTTCCTACCCATATCAATATCAAAAAAGGAGCAAGGAAAATCTTATTTCTTTTTGTTCTGTCAAAACTCAAGTTGGGTTTGGGCCTTCATTAGCTTCCAGCTCCGGAGGGTTCACATCTCAATTcttgaagaaagaaagagaaagaacttAAGAAACAAGACTAAACAGGTCACATCTTCAACACGTTAACATGCCACCATGGGATTGGTGATGCCACCAGCACATGGAAAAATGAATAACCTAAAATAAAAGCTTTGCTTCAACTCCTACATCTAGCTACACAGTTGTAAAACAATCTAATTTGAAAAAATGTAACCACATGGAGCGATAAACTGAAGGCAATATATTATTACCCGAGCGCCACTTTTCAAAGCGCTTCCTGGGCGTTTTCAGGCTCTCCTCATCATTCCCCTTACAGTACACCTGGATCAACCACTCCTGAAAGTGTTCTGGGATGAGCGTGGACACCTACGGACAGGAGCCGGAACAAAGAAGAAGCACAGTCAGGGACAGACATGTTCAGGTTCAGTAGAGCGTAGGAGTACCGAAACTAGAGAGATATATGGACATAACACGTTAATTTTGATAATGTTAACAGTGAATAAGCTTTTCTAATCATAATGACCATAAGATGGAGGTTTTCTGGTTCATATCATGAGACAAAACCAGATCCTCAATACTTTACTGTAAAGCAGGGGCGAGCTGTCCATGATGTGAAATGTCCAGGCGTTTTGAAGGACAACAACATTTTTGTTCAAATACATCTTAGCATCAGCACCGGCTCCCCACAGGGCTGCGTGCTGAGCCCCCACACCCTCTACACCAATGACTGCatccccagccaccccagcaataCCATCATTAAGTTTGCGGATGATACAACAGTGGTGGGGCTCATCTCAGGTGGGGATAAGACTGCATATAGGGAGGAGGTCCAAAGAATGGTGTGCGGAGAACAACCTCATCCTCAACACCTCAAAGACCAAAGAGCTGATCATTGATTATAGGAGGAATAAGCCGGACATTCAGCCCATCAATATGAACGGGGAGAGCGTGGAGAGAGTCTCGGACTTCAGGTTCCTGGGCAGGCACATTCAGCAGGACCTGACCTGGACAATAAACACCAAGGCGCTTCTGAAAAAGGCCCAACAGAGACTGTATTTCCTAAGGATCCTCAGGAAGAACAATCTTCAGGAGAAATTGCTGATGACCTTTTATCGCTGCACCATTGAGACTGTCCTAAGCTACGGCATCTTGCTGTGGTTTGCCAGTTGCACTGCAGCCGAGAGGAAAGCGCTCCAGAGGGTCATAAAAACGGCACAAAAAGTCATTGgatgtcctcttctctctcttgagGTCTACAATAATAGACACTGCCTCAGGAGAGCTCATATTCTCCTGAGAGACTCATCCCACCCAGGACATAACCTGTTTGAACTGTTGCCCTCTGGGAGGCGCTACAGGGCAATCAGATCAAGAACAAATAGGCTTAAGAACAGTTTCTACCCCAGAGCTGTTATTTCCCTAAATAATGCAGAATTATAAATTATTGCATTATCATACCAATCTGACCTTTTAAATtggctgacattttaaaatgtatatatttgtttgaGTTCTTTAACAttctatatttttaaaaaataacccttttctcatttagttttgttttaaaagcacttattttgagagcctccaccccaatttcgttgcactttgtgcaatgacaataaagagattctgattctgattttcaatgtttttttttaattaacaacCATTATTTGTGTGGAAACACACTAGTTGTACTTTTACTccaattgtttattttttgaacAACATGACTACAGTTGTAACGCTGAGTTCGACGTGAGTCTACTCTGAAATGCTGCCCCAATGATGCCCAGTGTTCAGCTTATCTCACGCATGCACTGCAATGCCAGTCTAAGATTGGGAAGTCAGTGTTTACTATTCATCACAATAACCCTTATAAATGACCGTAATATTCCTCAAATACATGTATGTTTATACTGCAATTTCATGCTTTTAAGAATAATAAGTTCTTACCTGGTCCTGGGGGATCATGCTGGCCGTGTTGTGGTCTCTCTTGCTGTAAAAACGTACGTGATCGATGGGATTCTCTATCCCCATGCCATAGTTCATCTTGATAACCTAAGAGACACCGGAGGGAGACGTTTCACCTTTTACTGACACATGCATGGCGCTAGAGAGGGAAGAATATAGTACATGTCATAGGTTGAtcaagaaaacaaataaataaaaggtatGTTT encodes:
- the LOC130382532 gene encoding deoxynucleoside triphosphate triphosphohydrolase SAMHD1-like, with protein sequence MNYGMGIENPIDHVRFYSKRDHNTASMIPQDQVSTLIPEHFQEWLIQVYCKGNDEESLKTPRKRFEKWRSELRCEPSGAGS